The following is a genomic window from Flavobacterium sp..
TTTAGGGAACACAAAACCTCTATTTTCCATAAACCCAAAGTCAAAAGCGTTGTTGAATGCGGTTGCTCCATGCTTGTATTGGAAAAGCAAATTTTGTATTTCGGGTTTCAAAATATGCAAAGGTGTTGATGTTCTGATTTCTTCTACGGTTAAGGTGGAGTTTTGAATAATCCATGCTTTCTCAACTTCTTCACGAGTGATTCCCGTTTCATGAGTTACTTTGTCGTAGATGATTTTCTTGTTTCCGTTTGATAGGTCAAGTTCCACAATTCCGATTTCAACTATTTTACCACCTCTTTGAAGAAAGTCGGTGGTTTCGATGTCTAAGATTAATATTTTTTGCATTTATTTTTAAGTTTTTAATTATCTTCTTGTTCAATTTCTCCTCTTTCTAACATTTCCTCGTATTCTTTGCGCATGATAGGAAATAGCACATCAGCACATTCTTTACAATAAAGTTCTCCAGCTGAGTCCTCAAGCATTTCTGTAAGATTAAATTTTCCTGAACAGCCAATACATTCGTTTATATCAATGTCAGGTTCCCAAAAAGAGAGTTTTCCTTTTACGTTTAGGATTGGTTTTTCGTAGAGTACAGGATTAGCTAGAACCCAGTTGTAAATTGGTTTGTCATTTTTGTAAGTAAGATAAGGTCCTACTTGTTCGTATTCTGACTTTTCAGCCCAAATACTCGGATGATTGATAACGCAATCGATGATGTCAACTTCTCCGATGATGGCTGAAAAATAATGTTGTTTTTCAAGAGTAATTCTATCGTGTTTTTCTTTAAACTCTTTTTTTTGTTCATCATTTAGTAATTCATCGTAACTACCTGCTTGTTTTCCTGAAGCATGAATATAAATTCTACCTCGAAAGTTGGTTTTCCAACTTCGGTTCTCGATGTCTTTTATACCGTGAGCAATTAGGCTCGCCCACGGTTGTTTTATTGATAGTGCTTTCATCTTCTTTTAAATTTGTTTTTAGGATTAAATGTCTTCAATAGTGTAATAAGTAATTTTTTTCCAATGATTACTTCTTTCTCCATCAACTTCGCATATTTCTTTTCGTTCAATTTTTACAGCGTGCTTTTTATCTTTTGGAAAATCTTCATCATAAAAAAACTCATTCCAATGACCAATTTTTATTTTAACTTCTTTCGGTTCTTTTTTTGTTCCTAATTGCTTAATTTCTTCTGAAAATCTAGTAAATCGCTTTAACTTCAATTCATACTTTAAGTCAATGTTTTGATTAAGCAGCTCAACTATTTTAACCTTGTTTTTATCTATTTTATTTTGAATTCTGCTCATACCTAAACAATTTTGTTAATAAATTCGACTGGTGTACATTTTTCTCGCTCGGATAGGTTGTGGATAACCATTGCTTTATTTTTTATTTGACTTAAATCAAATTCCATCCATATTTCAAAAAACAAACCATTTTTTTTAATGTCTTTGATTTTCATTTTTGAAACATCCATTGTTCCTGGAACACATTCTCTACAATAAAATTCTTCGTCAGAATTCAATATCTTTTCTTCATTGGCTTGGTAGTATCGGTCCACCTCATCAAAGTTTAGCCATGCGACAAAGTAATCATCATTATCA
Proteins encoded in this region:
- a CDS encoding ASCH domain-containing protein; the protein is MKALSIKQPWASLIAHGIKDIENRSWKTNFRGRIYIHASGKQAGSYDELLNDEQKKEFKEKHDRITLEKQHYFSAIIGEVDIIDCVINHPSIWAEKSEYEQVGPYLTYKNDKPIYNWVLANPVLYEKPILNVKGKLSFWEPDIDINECIGCSGKFNLTEMLEDSAGELYCKECADVLFPIMRKEYEEMLERGEIEQEDN